From a single Cupriavidus taiwanensis LMG 19424 genomic region:
- the rpsP gene encoding 30S ribosomal protein S16, with protein sequence MVVIRLARGGSKKRPFFNIVATDSRSRRDGRFIERVGFYNPLAAEGEEGLRLAQDRLAYWQGVGAQLSPTVARLVKQGAKAAA encoded by the coding sequence ATGGTCGTTATCCGTCTGGCTCGCGGCGGCAGCAAGAAGCGCCCGTTCTTCAACATCGTCGCCACCGACTCGCGCAGCCGTCGCGATGGTCGTTTCATTGAGCGCGTTGGTTTCTACAACCCGCTGGCAGCCGAAGGTGAAGAAGGCCTGCGCCTGGCGCAAGACCGCCTGGCCTACTGGCAAGGCGTTGGCGCCCAGCTGTCGCCGACCGTTGCCCGCCTGGTCAAGCAAGGCGCCAAGGCTGCTGCCTGA
- the rimM gene encoding ribosome maturation factor RimM (Essential for efficient processing of 16S rRNA): MNRPQGEPAKALRLPAALLYAEPLPEDLVEVGYVGAAYGIRGWIKVQPHADDASALLHARRWWLLSPPQAGLVAADAARSQPVCVKIAQSREHSGTVVAQAAGVADRNLAEALRGRRVWIRRADFPAPDEDEFYWVDLIGCNVSNEQGELLGEVSGLIDNGAHQILQVAFVQPDGKAGERLIPFVDAFLREVDTAGKRIVVDWGLDY; the protein is encoded by the coding sequence ATGAACCGGCCGCAGGGCGAGCCCGCCAAGGCGCTCAGGCTGCCCGCGGCGCTGCTGTATGCCGAACCCCTGCCGGAAGACCTGGTGGAGGTGGGCTATGTCGGCGCTGCCTATGGCATTCGTGGCTGGATCAAGGTCCAGCCGCATGCCGACGACGCGTCGGCGCTGCTGCATGCCCGCCGCTGGTGGCTGCTGAGCCCGCCGCAGGCGGGGCTGGTGGCGGCCGACGCGGCGCGGTCCCAGCCCGTCTGCGTGAAGATCGCGCAGTCGCGCGAGCACAGCGGCACCGTGGTGGCGCAGGCTGCCGGCGTGGCCGACCGCAATCTGGCGGAAGCGCTGCGTGGCCGTCGCGTGTGGATCCGGCGCGCGGATTTTCCGGCGCCGGACGAAGATGAGTTCTACTGGGTCGACCTGATCGGCTGCAACGTCAGCAATGAGCAAGGCGAGTTGCTGGGCGAAGTGTCCGGGCTGATCGACAACGGTGCCCACCAGATCCTGCAGGTTGCCTTCGTGCAGCCCGACGGCAAGGCCGGTGAACGGCTGATTCCATTTGTCGACGCGTTCCTGCGCGAGGTGGATACCGCGGGCAAGCGCATCGTGGTGGACTGGGGACTCGATTACTGA
- the trmD gene encoding tRNA (guanosine(37)-N1)-methyltransferase TrmD: MQFDVITLFPEMFRALTDWGITSRAAKQQRYALRSWNPRDFTVDNYRTIDDRPYGGGPGMVMLAKPLDDAIDAAVAAQAQAGVAKPHVVLMSPQGKTLTHAKVMELARRPGLVLLCGRYEAIDQRLIDRRVDEEISLGDFVLSGGELPAMALIDAVVRHLPGVLGDAQSAVQDSFVNGLLDCPHYTRPEEYEGVRVPDILLGGHHAEIEKWRRQQALANTASKRPDLIEAAREQGLLTRADEKFLSEWAAKAGRGETPAR, translated from the coding sequence ATGCAGTTCGATGTGATCACGCTGTTTCCCGAAATGTTTCGTGCGCTGACCGACTGGGGCATTACCAGCCGGGCGGCCAAGCAGCAGCGGTATGCGTTGCGCAGCTGGAATCCGCGTGATTTCACTGTCGACAACTACCGCACCATCGATGACCGGCCCTACGGCGGCGGTCCCGGCATGGTGATGCTGGCCAAGCCGCTGGACGACGCCATCGATGCCGCGGTGGCGGCGCAGGCGCAAGCCGGCGTGGCGAAGCCGCATGTGGTGCTGATGTCGCCGCAGGGCAAGACGCTGACGCATGCCAAGGTCATGGAACTGGCCCGGCGGCCAGGCCTGGTGTTGCTGTGCGGCAGGTACGAGGCGATCGACCAGCGGCTGATCGACCGCCGCGTGGACGAGGAAATCAGCCTCGGCGATTTCGTGCTGTCGGGCGGCGAACTGCCGGCGATGGCGCTGATCGACGCGGTGGTGCGCCACCTGCCCGGGGTGCTGGGCGACGCGCAGTCGGCGGTGCAGGACAGTTTCGTCAATGGCCTGCTGGATTGCCCGCATTACACCCGGCCGGAAGAATACGAAGGCGTGCGGGTCCCCGACATCCTGCTCGGTGGCCATCATGCCGAGATTGAAAAATGGCGGCGCCAGCAGGCGCTGGCCAATACCGCGAGCAAGCGTCCCGACCTGATCGAGGCGGCCCGCGAACAAGGTTTGCTGACCCGCGCCGACGAGAAGTTCCTGTCGGAGTGGGCGGCGAAGGCAGGGCGGGGGGAAACTCCCGCCAGGTAA
- the rplS gene encoding 50S ribosomal protein L19, with protein MNLIEQIEKEEIARLTANKTIPAFAPGDTVVVSVNVVEGNRKRVQAYEGVVIAKRNRGLNSSFIVRKISSGEGVERTFQLYSPLIAGIEVKRRGDVRRAKLYYLRQRSGKSARIKEKLVSKAAAAAKAAE; from the coding sequence ATGAACCTCATCGAACAGATCGAGAAGGAAGAGATCGCGCGCCTGACCGCGAACAAGACCATCCCCGCATTCGCGCCCGGCGACACCGTCGTCGTCAGCGTCAACGTGGTGGAAGGTAACCGCAAGCGCGTGCAGGCCTACGAAGGCGTCGTGATTGCCAAGCGCAACCGCGGCCTGAACTCGTCCTTCATCGTGCGCAAGATCTCGTCGGGTGAAGGCGTGGAGCGTACGTTCCAGCTGTACTCGCCGCTGATCGCCGGCATCGAAGTGAAGCGCCGCGGCGACGTGCGTCGCGCCAAGCTGTACTATCTGCGCCAGCGTTCGGGCAAGTCCGCACGTATCAAGGAAAAGCTGGTGTCGAAGGCTGCCGCCGCTGCCAAGGCCGCGGAGTAA
- a CDS encoding CoA pyrophosphatase, which yields MRPAFDPESLPVIDTDLRNGALSAPRLQVDFIRHRFQAPPAWAPELTDESRVYDRSRGLRDAAVLVPLVERSDGLTVLLTQRNANLSAHAGQISFPGGRQESWDVNRIDTALRETEEEVGLARDYVEVLGALPDYITGTGFHVSPVVGLVRDGFTLRPDASEVADVFEVPLAFLMDPSHHERRLFRWVDGERMFYAMPYPRENGGQRFIWGATAGMLRNLYHLLAA from the coding sequence ATGCGTCCCGCCTTCGATCCCGAATCCCTTCCCGTCATCGATACCGACCTGCGCAACGGTGCGCTGAGCGCGCCGCGCCTGCAGGTGGACTTTATCCGGCACCGCTTCCAGGCGCCGCCGGCATGGGCGCCCGAGCTGACCGACGAGTCGCGGGTCTACGATCGCAGCCGCGGGCTGCGCGATGCCGCGGTGCTGGTGCCGCTGGTCGAGCGCAGCGATGGCCTGACGGTGCTGCTGACGCAGCGCAACGCCAACCTCAGCGCGCATGCCGGGCAGATCAGCTTTCCTGGCGGGCGGCAGGAGTCGTGGGACGTCAACCGCATCGACACCGCGCTGCGCGAGACAGAGGAAGAAGTGGGGCTGGCCCGCGACTATGTCGAGGTGCTGGGCGCGCTGCCGGATTACATCACCGGCACCGGCTTCCACGTCAGCCCGGTGGTGGGCCTGGTGCGCGATGGCTTCACGCTGCGGCCCGATGCTTCGGAAGTGGCCGATGTGTTCGAAGTGCCGCTGGCCTTCCTGATGGACCCGTCGCACCATGAGCGGCGCCTGTTCCGCTGGGTCGACGGCGAACGCATGTTCTACGCCATGCCCTATCCGCGCGAGAACGGCGGCCAGCGCTTTATCTGGGGCGCGACCGCCGGCATGCTGCGCAATCTCTACCACCTGCTGGCGGCCTGA